The following proteins are encoded in a genomic region of Palaemon carinicauda isolate YSFRI2023 chromosome 19, ASM3689809v2, whole genome shotgun sequence:
- the LOC137658651 gene encoding uncharacterized protein, translating into MKKKRSTVWRHFKEEPGNKVSCRTCHKILTNHGNTSIMLRHLRGKHPELVGCLLELDGPTVTGEVTWPVDNQPQQVVVDETEAVVDNTSGGNKKRSTVWRHFQEEGNDKVSCRICREKLAKHGNTSSMLRHLRGKHPQLKLPLFQSESNRKSSRFHLKTNITESRFMSICDRLLRNNQLTDCTLVAEGQFVQAHRLVLASCSESFEEIFRNVTQMNPVIVLRDISIQELRGLINYMYKGETLVKSNELHGLLKAAAQLKIKEKEESYNTPFTERKFDFTLATCNDTAPKPNGIPCAMIKHLPVNTKYLCKDFPGIKKNMTNLKARSLFMEHVAEHREPTFIYTDSCKPEAGV; encoded by the exons ATGAAGAAGAAGCGTTCAACTGTATGGAGACATTTTAAAGAAGAACCTGGTAATAAAGTTTCTTGTAGGACATGTCACAAGATTCTTACAAACCACGGCAATACTTCCATTATGTTACGTCATCTGCGTGGTAAACACCCTGAACTGGTTGGCTGTCTTTTAGAGTTAGATGGCCCAACTGTGACTGGAGAGGTTACTTGGCCTGTGGATAACCAGCCTCAGCAAGTGGTGGTGGATGAAACTGAAGCTGTTGTAGATAATACATCAG GTGGTAATAAGAAGCGTTCTACTGTGTGGAGACATTTTCAAGAAGAGGGAAATGATAAAGTCAGCTGTAGAATATGCCGTGAAAAACTGGCAAAACATGGAAATACATCTTCAATGCTGCGACACCTTCGCGGAAAACACCCACAGTTGAAATTACCCTTGTTTCAGAGTGAAAG TAATAGAAAATCCAGTCGCTTTCACCTGAAAACAAACATCACAGAGTCCAGGTTTATGTCAATATGTGATCGCCTATTACGTAACAACCAGCTTACTGACTGCACGCTGGTTGCTGAAGGCCAGTTTGTTCAAGCACATCGTTTGGTACTGGCTTCCTGCAG tGAGAGTTTTGAAGAGATATTCAGAAACGTAACTCAAATGAACCCTGTCATCGTTCTTCGTGACATTTCAATTCAAGAATTACGGGGTTTGATAAACTACATGTATAAAGGAGAAACTCTTGTTAAATCAAACGAGCTTCATGGACTTCTGAAAGCAGCAGCTCAGTTGAAAATTAAAG aaaaggaggaatcttacaatACTCCTTTTACTGAAAGGAAATTTGATTtcacacttgctacttgtaatgatacagcccctaaaCCTAATGGAATTCCATGTGCAATGATTAAACATCTACCTGTTAATACTAA ATATCTCTGTAAAGATTTTCCTggcataaaaaagaacatgaccaACTtgaaagccaggtctctttttatggaacatgttgcagaacatagggaaccAACTTTTATATACACTGATAGCTGTAAACCTGAGGCTGGTGTTTGA
- the LOC137658450 gene encoding uncharacterized protein: MNTMACGGDMDIMELFLQYLEGNMVGTLGPDMLLGQECFIGPEVGEGKPADHALIYRGGTVTIIEADANALATRGLSLYPHVNLTTEHALTITRALATLHANTLTVQNSSKNEMEPQNQTDQVTDSDTTTDTSSNYSEEKISTEGDTNSSNRIPVVEPGCVKDPWTAQITRLHVVESNLSVLVDALQCSGSNQRTVRRLEALSSDLPTLTQFLQFASAMQTQRIPSVGPICMKDVWIASDDEEEEVLAVRFKGGKDLQGPPLRDAAWVWLTLLGGEMLRERYMELCDEYCNAFNKVLLRQEAPSNIEEMSYFDVMRDLGENFLHAFLTILHKFVVSGTWFFDRQLHTDDGLQALVDVISFLIDNGIVGSIFVI, from the coding sequence GCAACATGGTTGGAACACTTGGCCCAGATATGTTGTTGGGACAAGAATGTTTCATTGGTCCAGAAGTTGGGGAAGGAAAGCCTGCAGATCATGCCCTTATATACAGAGGTGGTACAGTAACTATTATTGAAGCTGATGCTAATGCTCTGGCAACTCGTGGTTTATCCCTCTACCCACATGTCAACCTCACCACGGAACATGCATTAACAATCACCAGGGCTTTAGCTACCCTTCATGCAAACACACTCACAGTGCAAAACTCCTCTAAAAACGAGATGGAACCTCAAAATCAAACAGATCAAGTTACAGACTCTGACACAACTACTGATACATCCAGTAACTACAGTGAAGAGAAAATATCTACAGAAGGAGACACAAACTCGAGCAACAGAATACCAGTAGTTGAACCTGGATGTGTCAAAGATCCATGGACAGCGCAAATAACTCGTCTACATGTGGTTGAATCTAACCTATCCGTCCTGGTAGATGCTTTACAATGTTCTGGTAGCAATCAAAGAACTGTGAGAAGACTTGAAGCCTTAAGTTCTGACCTTCCAACATTAACTCAGTTCCTTCAGTTTGCCTCTGCTATGCAAACACAAAGGATACCGAGTGTTGGTCCCATATGTATGAAAGATGTATGGATTGCTagtgatgatgaagaagaggaagtaCTAGCAGTGCGATTCAAAGGTGGTAAAGACCTACAGGGACCTCCATTACGTGATGCTGCTTGGGTGTGGCTTACTCTCCTTGGTGGGGAAATGCTCCGGGAACGTTATATGGAGCTCTGTGATGAGTACTGCAATGCTTTCAACAAAGTTCTCCTTCGTCAAGAGGCACCAAGTAATATTGAAGAAATGTCATATTTTGATGTAATGAGAGATCTGGGCGAAAATTTCCTACATGCATTCTTAACCATTCTTCACAAGTTTGTAGTATCTGGGACTTGGTTCTTTGACCGACAACTACACACAGATGATGGCCTTCAAGCTTTAGTAGATGTCATAAGTTTCTTGATTGATAATGGTATTGTTGGTTCCATATTTGTTATCTGA